The Fusarium poae strain DAOMC 252244 chromosome 2, whole genome shotgun sequence nucleotide sequence GTCATGCTCGGGGGATAATAGTACTACAAGCATGAACTTAAGATCTTTCTTAGCTTGGTCGTGAGCTTGAGCGACACCGCCCTCGAAAAAGGGCAAATTATTCTCCCCATACTCTTCCTCGAACTCTCTCTTAAACCTCGAAGCTGTATCCCGTGGCATCAGAGGTCGTCGGCCATTGGTACCCCTGAAGCCGGTTGATATTCTGCTTGTTACAGCACGTGGTCGAATCGATGCGGGTAGGAACGACAAAGCATATATCAGGGTTCGAAAGAGTGTTGAGGCAGCCCTCCAACCCAGGCTGAAAGGTGTTAGGAGCAGGCCTAAAAACCATGGAGCCCGGTTTGTGGCCGAGTTTTGGGGAACAATCCGTGGCGCTAGATCAGTGCGCTGCCGTGGTGAGGCACGGGGGGGACGCGCTGCTTCGTGGAAGAGACTTTCTTGCAGATTTTCATGTCGCGCTGTCGCTCGGGGGATTTCTTGTTGTGCTGCAGCTATTGGGTCAGCTGTTTCGCCGTCAAAGAACTTGGCGATTGCGATCTGTGAGCCGGCGTTAGAATCTCCAGAAGTGCATACTGAATGAAATTAAATACCTGAACGTTCCATTCCGACCGCCTCAGAAGCGGAATGGCTTCGTTGACTTCTTGATTTGTGACTTGAGTGTACTGGTTGAGAGCCTCTTGCTGCGTAGAGGACAGCTGTCCCAAGTTGATTTCACTTTCGTCCATGCTATAGTTGTGATTTCCCTCTGACCGTTTTGTCTATAGTGTTAAACAAAGTCGTTTCGTGAGCTTCAGTTGCAAGCTTATCTATGAAGCTCTAGTGCTCGCAACTGTTGCATGTGAGAACAAAAGATGTGCGTTTCGGTCGTGGCGGTGTCCCCCGCTGTTCTTATAAGAACAAGACGAGAAGGAAGGTTCTGGATCTGCAAATCAAGCGTGCCTATTAAAGGTTAACCTACTGAGGTAGGTGTTGTTTGATTGATTTATGCAGTCTTTAAGCAGGTACTTGAATGTTCCTGGGACATAGAAAGCAGAATTATTGCCATGACTTGGGTCCTGTATTAATGACCTTCGGGGATTGTCAAGAGAGCTGTCTAGGTAGATGAGATAGAGGAATGATGGCATCGGAGCGCGTCAGAGCTTGGCTTATCAGTATGGGGTAGACTGAATACATCAAACCCGTTTTGGGTGGGCTATTCTTCGGCATATTGCAGACCTCCCTAGTACCTACTACTGACCCAACACACTAAGGCAATCCATAGGAACAAGCTGGGTTCGAGAGGTAGGTTGGCGTCATGCCGCTGGGGGGGGGGACATCGCATGTATCTTTGCATATCAATTCTGCGGGAGAGATACCCTGAAGCCCAGTGCTGTTGAAACCAAGacttagtaccttagtaccttagtaggttagtagtctAGGTCGCGAACTGAACTGTCCTGTCTCGCTGGTCAATAGGTTGTCTTGCGCGCCAGTCCCTCCACCGAAAGTGCCCCCCACCGCCCACATCCACCACACTCGTCCAACTCCTACATACCTAGATACCTAACCTCTCCTACCTCTCGTCTCCTCCCCGACCTCGCAACTGCTTGTTACCGCTACAAGAGGCGACGGCCCGCGCCTTGTTTCTCCTGAACACGGCTGTTGGCTTCCTGCGCTCTCTTCGACTTCGACGCTGCTCCGGTCAGCAGCGCTGTTGAAACCCCGCCGCCCGTCTCGTTCCTTCATGGGCGGCCAGTCGCCTCGAGCCATTGAACCATGGGAGATGCTTGTCAGAGTCAAGTAGGTGCTGTCTTTGTCAGTACTCGGTCCAGATCCCGTCGGCTTTGTTTTCCGTGCAAGACCGCTATTACTTTCTGCGCTCTGCTAACATATCATCCTTGTTTTAGACGTCGTAAACTCGGCCAAGAGGCTGCACTATCTTCAACACTATATACCACTGACCATGGCGACATCGCGGTATCAACCGGCCGATCTACGACGTCAAGTCGGGTCTCCGAGGCCCAAGGGACGCGGTTCGTTTGCCCTTCCGATCCTAGAACGCCCTGCCTATCCTAAAGCCCAAACAAACACTGACCTGGGTGTTTTCAGAAAATAAAGATACCTTGTGCCGGAACGTACTTATTTATGGTCATTGTCGCTACGAAGACCAAGGCTGCGCATTCAGCCATGATCAAAACAAAAATAACTCCAATTCAGATATGTAGGTTAATCTTGCTCATGATCGTTTGGTGCTTGATAGCCCATCATGCGAAAGCTCGCCGTGTCAAAGTTCGATTTGGTTTGGTTACACGCGTGGGCCAGAAAAGTCCCTACCCGCCACTACCCATGGTTCGCTGAATTGGTAATGTGACTTGAGACTCTAATCATGGATCGCAACTGCCGCAATTTGAGTCTGGAGGCTTCATTGCTATGGCAGCAGTCACTTATGGTGCCTGCCTCTACGTTTTACTTGACGGCTAGTGCTTGCCTCCATCATCACAAATGACTTCTCTGCCAACTTTCTCCCGAGTTGTCCAAGCCATGCATTGCTTATTGTGTTGATTGACTTACAAAGCCTTTCATAACTACCTACCCATCCTGGCCATATTCTATCGTATTTCactgtctcttctttctttagaCTCTGGTCAATTTTCCAAAGACCCATAGTCTCTTATCCATGGACATGTTCCGTTGATCTAACAGGATGGCTGACAGCGACAAACATAGATCCAAAAAATCACTAAACGTCGACTCGCCCTCGTTCACACCCGCCGGCATAGGCAGCAAGAAGCCAACATTCTCTTCGCAGGCTGCAAGCGCCCCTGCATTTACTCCACGTGGATTAGGCTGTATGGAACCTTAATTGTCCTCGTAATTCCTAACTTGACTGACAATATGCGAAGCTGCCACCCCCGTGGGTTTACAAGATGGCGATAATAGCCTCTTCAACCCAGCGTCTGTCCGCGAATTCACACCTACGTTTGACATAAACAATACGGTGAGACACAATCACGCCAGATGCCGAGACAATACTGATGAGGCAGACTGCGACAAATGGCTCCGCCCAAGATGGCGGGATCTCTTATGACCCATTTACTGCAAACCAAGGCCTTGCCACTCCTCAATTTAACCCTTATGCAGAAGACCCTGCGCTCGGTGCCCATGGGCCGGGTTATTTCCAAGCGCAAAATGCATTTGCAACACCCGTTCAACCACTCCAGCACCATCTGTATTTCCCTGTGGCTCCTCATCGAGATGATTTGATGTCCTATCATCGTGTGCCGCACGACTTCTTCCTGCCTGAGAAGGAGCGCGAAGAGATTGCCCGGAAGCTCGAGGCAGCCGGCCAAGTCCTCCCCAACTCTCAGCTACCACAACTCGATAACTACCACAACTTGGTGCCATTGGACACGACCCATCGAAAAAATGCTAATATTTTTGGCTACCCAAGTTGGGTCTACAAAGCTACGGCAACCAAGACAGGCAACCTTTATTGCTTGAGGCGGCTAGAAGGTTACAGATTAACCAACGAACATGCGATTAGACTCGTAAAAGAATGGCGACGTATCAACAATGGCAGCGTAGTGACCATCCACGATGCATTTACGACGCGTGCTTTTGGAGATAGTTCGCTCATTTTTGTGCAAGACTACTACCCTCTCTCAAAGACACTCGTCGAGGCTCACTTAACTCCAAGCACCACTCATGGTAGTCGTTTCCAAGCGAAAACCTCCATTGCTGAAAACGTTCTCTGGGCCTACATCTCACAGATCGCCAATGCTCTCCAATCTATCCATTCGATCAACTTGGCAGCACGTTGCATTGATCCGAGCAAGATCATCTTGACTCATACAAACCGGATTCGTCTCAGTGCATGCTCCATCCTCGATGTTGTGCAGTATGATGCACACCGACCGATCCAGGAACTCCAGCAAGAAGACTTTATCCAATTCGGACGCTTGCTGCTTTGCTTGACAACTAACACGTTGCCAGTACACCTGACCAACTACCAGATGTCGTTGGAACAAATGTCCAGGGTATATTCCGTGGAGATCAGAGATACTATTTTATGGCTTCTCACACCCCAACAGCCCCCTGCTCAGAAAGGCATTGAGGAGTTTGTACGCGGAATTGCCGGGCGCATTAATTCCACCTTTGACCAGAACTTGCAAGCTTTAGACAAGGCCAATACCGACGTGATGCGGGAGATTGAAAATGGAAGGGTTGCgcggttgatgatgaagctcGCAACCATCAACGAACGACCTGAATTTGAGGGGGATCGAGCGTGGGCCGAGAACGGCGAACGCTATATGCTTAAGCTCTTCCGAGACTACGTTTTTCACCAAGTTGATAACAACGGCAAACCAGTCCTGGACATGGGACACATGCTTCGATGCATGAACAAGCTGGATATTGGATCAGATGAGAGAGTCTGTCTCACAAGTCGAGATGAACAGACCAGCTTCCTTGTCAGCTACAAAGAGCTCAAAAAGATGCTGGCGAATGCCTTTGGTGAACTTATGAAAGGGAGCAAGTCAGGACGAGGCTTCTGATACTTCATTTTATGACAGAACTTGGGCCACCGCTTTGATTATTATATTGGAAGAGTGTAACGTTGGATCATTATGGGCCAACCTCGGTCCAAGTCATGATTGATCGTTATAGAGCGGGGAATCGGATATATGAGAAGTTTGTGTAGTGGAAAAGGTTCAGCGAGATGCATACAGCTTTGCTTTATTAACATGGTCTATTGCCTTGAATATAAGTTTTGAATCCGGCTAGTGACGTGGTAATTGCACGATTTAAGCCCAATGGATCTGCACTGCGCGGCCCTTTGTGACCCCATACATAGTCCAAAATGGCAAAATTGGAGAGGGTCGTCTAAGTAATTGCTCGGTCTCTTTGAGTTGCCGAGCCTTGCGTGACACGGCTGCAGATTTTGTGGCCGACGCTCAATCAGGCACTTTACTCTTCACTATCGTTATGATGCTCGTTTCCAGTCCGCTTGCTTGTATCTTCAATCATCCTCCGTTTGAACAAAGGGGTTGGCAATTTCTTCACTGCCGTCGACGGGGCtaacaaggacaaggagggTGCCTCGTACAACCACAAGGCCTAGGGATCGAGTAGACTCGTTGCCTTCGTCATCtgtgatgatgttgtcaGCTGTGAAAGTATGCAGAGTGCGAGAACAATGAATGGAGAAGACAAAATGCGTATATGCAATCGCGTGGCATACCTCGAACAACCTCATGTACATCATCGAGAACCAGGTTCATGAGAGCGTCATAGCCCTTCAGCGTGCCCTTGACTGCACACAGAGTTAGCACGTTGCCTTGATGGCGCATAAATCGAGTGGACGTACCCTCACGGCCACCGTTGAACTTGACCGTGATCTGCTTATCCATGTATTTGGCCAGGTCAAGGATGTTCTCCTTCTTAGGCCTCTCGCGCTCCTGTTGAGCACCTCCCGCGCCGCCTCCTCCGCGACCTCCTCCGCGGCCACCTCGAGGATGCGATCCTTGGCCGCGGCCACCTCGGTGTGAGGGTCTATCAGACATGGCTTATTTTCGGTCGAGGGTTGGGTAAGGAGAGATGGGGGTGGGCGGGATATTGTTGATGAGCTTGCTTGGGTGTTTGGGTTAGACGTCGTTGGAACTTGTGAATGCTTTGGTGGGGTGAATTACTAGTACGGATCTGGGTCAAAGTGCGTGCATATTCGAGCTTTCTGTGGGGTGGTATGTGTGGGTTTGGGTGCGAGGACAGATCGGTTTGTGAGAGTGAAAGTGAGACAGAGGGAGCTTGCTTAGCTAGCCTCGGAtgtaagagaaaaaaaaagatgtcAGGTCAAGGCGGGAATAAGTGCAAGGTGCAAGCTCGGATTCATAGACAAATTCTTCCATTGTtctaaataaatattttgtACATAACTAATTACCTATatactaccttagtacctgcTGCtatgtaggtacctaggtatcatagtaataataataaataaaccaCCAACATCTAAAAGCCAGTCTTTCTGGAATACGATGTTTTTCAAAGGTTACGATTCAGCCAATCACTGATGAGTCTGATTTAGCAACATGAATGCCACGAGATCCTCAGTTCCTAATCACGCGATTCACTTTTATTAGAGATCGTCGTGAGCGGGCTGGAGCAATCGAATTCTGTCCAGTTGGTTTAGTCATGTTTTAATGCAATGCCGCAAGAGCGAGCAACCAACCTGAGACACCGGGGGTGAGCTCGCGTGCCTCGGGGAAGCGACGTTCAGACAGATCATGGCGCCGTCAATGATACATGCGAGACCAacttaggtaggtaggtaggtaggtttaTGCATTGTTACCGCCGTTTATCCATCCCTCCATCCGTGCCTAGGACTGGACTAGTACATAGGTAGTCTACAAGCAACAGCACAGCCTCATACAAAGATCCCTAGGTAGATATGTATATACACCTGGCAGATAGTAAGCGATATACATTCAGGACTGTCGGTCACGGTTAATGAGTTGTTTTCTTGCATGTATATGCTGCCTCTGTTACGAAGGAGGCCTCTCCAAGTTGATTATCGACTGCCCCAAAGAAGTCAAGTTGCACTAATTTGATCATGAGCCCGTTGGTCCGCTATACGCTTCTCTCCTCTCTCACCATATGCCCTGTCTCTCTTTGTCTGAATACTGCTacttaggtacctacctactactaaggtacctatcTATGTTCTAGGAGGTATTTAGTCGAGTGTTCCTCCCACGTTTTCTTGGCCTACCTCATTACAACTTTTGCCGTTAAGGTTCTCACAGTGGTACATCCCCTGTGAGGTGAGGCTGGTAGTAGGGAAAGTCCTCAATTTGGCGCACTTTCCAGCCAAGTTCGTTAGGTCTAGTTGACTTCCGGGCATGACTGCACCCTGGCCGCCGCCTTATTACTCCCGTCTTTtcgtacctacctacagtTAGTAGTACCTTGCCCCCCCACATCGTCCCGGCACTTTCTTCTTGCTCGAGACTCTTTTCCCGCATGCCCTTCTGATCTTTTGTCCCAGCCCAGCGAATATTTGACCCTCTTCAGTCTCCTTTTCTTGATCAACAAGACTTCTCCTCGTCCACTAAGAGTCTCCAACTAGACCGCTCGTAGCTGAGTGCGGTATTTTGCACGAGGGATTTTCTGTTTTGGGTCAGATTGAGTAATTGCGACTGTCCATCGAAAACTGTCCTCCTCTTGGCGGTCATTTACTTGCATCTGGATCTCTCCTGGGCTTACACTGCAGATCGACACATTGTCCCCTTTATTCACCATCAACTCTGTTCAACCTAAATCTGCCGCCATGAATCTTCAATAACCGCTTCTATTGTCCCCTCCTCTCTTCACTCTTCTCACCTTGCTTGCCATCCTGACTCCGATCTCGTCACATTCCGCCACTCACCTGACTCTCATCTGCTTCGTCAAATCTCTCTACACGCCCTGACATCCTCCCTAACTACCTTGTACAATTCGCAGACGCATATTTGGGTTGCAAGATAGGCCGGACGAGCCTCAATTTTGGCCAACTAGTCTGTCGGACAAACGCAGGCGCCATATTCTGGTTACTCTCACGCTTGAAAACGAACTGCTACCATATCTATTCTCTTGATCAACATACCGCAGCTATCCATCATGGGTCATACTTCAGACTCGGAACCCACGAAACGGAAGCGTGACGTCGATGATGCTGGTGGTCCAGGACGTGCTCAGCATGCGCCTACATCTCTCCAAGGTATGTTCAGTACAATGGCAGCCATCCAGCGCTGCACCGTGTTGTGTCGCCTCAAATCCTGAGACGTTCATTCGTAGCATCGCGCATGAGACATACCATGAATGTCTTTGTGTTTTCCACATTGCTCAATGCATGTTGTCGCCTCGAGGCGCGCGCAAAAAGACAAGCGCTTGAATCAGCCGCCTTCTCCCGACGCAACATCTAGTTTGACTCCTCCAGGAGCGCATATGCGTGTTGCATTTGTATCTGACTTTTCTGTCTCGGTGCTCTGGCACAGCTTCTTCGCTTTGAGGATATGCTAACCTCACATCCAAGGCGTTCCCGGCTACATCCATTATCTCTCAAGATCAAATGCCTCCCACTTGAGCCTCGTTCAGGGCGATGCCGACACCTTTGCCGACATCATCGGCCTCATTGGCGAATATGAGAGTAAGAATCTGACATGTTCCATGAAGTCAATACGGGAGACCTGTGGCTAACACCCATCCTCAGATGTCCTAGATAGACATGAAAGCCTTGCAGCAAGTCTTGGAGCCAAACTCACTGGTCCACGACTTTTAAGGGGTATTGAAAAGTTTTTCGATGGTCCCATTAAAACAACACCACTCCAGCCATTCTCCAACCCCATAAGCTGGCTTGACGTTGTCAGTTTCGCTAGATCAAATCCCAAGGACTTCAACCTCGTTCAGAAGACAGACGGCTCCCGATGCTGCCAGTTCATCCTCAAAGGTTCACAGGTTGAGATTCTGGAAGATGACTGGCGCTTGGTGTGGTCTGGTGCGTTGGATCGGTTTCCCCTCGATCATCCtcttgaggaggatgagacAGCGGAATTGGCGACATTGGATATTCTAGAGCAAAGAACGTCCATCCTTTACAAAAAGGCTGACGAAGTAGCGGCAAGAGCACGTATACTCAACCATCGCCTTGGTCAACGAAAACAAGACATTCGCCGGCGTCGTAGCACGCAAGACCCATCAACATCGCGATATCAGTCCGCGAACAATACAACAAGTAACGCTTCTCAACGGACAGCCACTAACTTCGGTGCTGGGTATGATTTGCATGCAGATTTGTTGCAGCAATTCCTCACAGCTTCAGCGTCACCACCCCCATCGCGATCAACATCAGTTACAGGAATTCCTATAACCGCACTAGGCCAGCCATCACCATCTCACAGCACAGCTCAGTCTCAAACACATGGGTCACGATATGGCCATACCGTGGAAACGATAGTGCAACCTGCAATAGACAGCCGCGAGGCAGCTTTCCGACCCCTGATCGCACAAAGAACTGATCAGCTAGGCAAGGGAGATGTCATTACACCACCCTGTGATCGGTGTCGAAGATTACGGGTAGAGTGTGTCAAGCACTTGACGGCATGTTCAGGATGTACTAAGAAGCATGCTAAATGCAGCTGGAAGACAGTCACAGATGAAGAGTTTCGACAGCTCAAAAGAGAGATGGGACTGAGGGAcgagatggatgttgatgggCAATCCGATACTGGACCGAGCACCGAGACACTGGATCCCAAGGACGGACTTTCCAATCGAGTTGGAGATCGACAAGACACTGCTAAGACACCAGGAGAAAGAACACCAGGGACATACGGGACAGATGAAGGGTCAAGGCCGCCCAGTAGGGACAACGGACATTTACCTAGCACAATGGAGCCCTCGACCGCATCGATGCATCGCTTCGACCTGAGTGCTGAACGACATCGACTCCCATTCGGGATAAGCCAAACAGCTAGATCGGACCATGGCAATCACTCGGCCGAAACCCCGCAAACCGGGACGAACGCTGCAGGCGTGACAAGTTCGCTGACAATAGCTTCGAATAGTACGTACAGAAGCGGTGATGGTTCGTTAAATCCGTCACCCAGCTGATACCGTCTAGTTAGAATAGCCCCTTTGGCGTTTTATGCATAAACGAAGGAGCGAGGGTAGGAGAGGGGTGGGGGCAAGGTAACGGGGAGCGATAATGTGCGACGAACTCTATGAATATCAAGCAATGTCAAACATTTGTGCTGTTTGACTTATACTCCATCTTGTTCTGGGTTGAAGATACACTGCAGCACAGGACTCACTGATATCAGCATGGACTCATTGATACATAGTACCGAATCTTCATGCCCCACAATTAAGGCAGACTGAAAATAGACCCGCCACAGCGCCACTTTACAGACTGAGGCGCGTCCAGTAGTAGTCATAGAAAAAAAGTTTTGGTCGTCGCTCGTTTACCTGCGGGAGGCGATTGACTACCTAGACTTGCTCCTACCGACCGCTTCGCTGATTCATGAAAAGATTCTccatctcttttttttttccccaATCAATACCTTAGTAATTAAAGAGAGGTAGAGCATTCCTTTCCTTTATCCCTGAGGATTCACCCTCTCCTACGCCCAATTGATGCTTTCGTCTTATATGCTCTTTTACTAAACGACAGACGAGCTGCCCTAGGCTTGGTACATCAACCGGTGCTCCCGCGGAAGACGACTATTCGACGACGTAGCAAAGCTGACAGAGCAATCACTGTCGTCAGGGTCTGGGAATCTTTTTGCTGTTTTGGGATCAATCACTACCTCTTACCATGTCGCATCACCAAACTTCATCGCCAATCATGACTAGTGACGACGAGAAACCTTTCAACCATACACATTCGCCAATCGACCACTCGGCACTTATTCAGTCACGGGAGACTGGCGATGTCCTTCCTGACGATACGCCTATTCAGGGCAACGTCAAGGCGTTGCCCTTTGCCAAATCTTGGGTGCACATGTTTGCTGGAGGGTATGTAAAAGTTCTCTTCGTTACTGCGGGACTTGCCATGTAGCTCGCTAGCCGCAAGATTAACTCATGGAGAGCTATAAGACTGACCTGTGTCAACTTCTAGTGTTGGAGGAATGACTGCTGCTGCGATAACAGCTCCTCTCGATGTGCTTAAAACCCGATTGCAATCCGATTTCTACCAAGCCCAGATTCGAGCCCAACGCGAAGCTCAGGTTCAGACTCTTGGGCGGCTCAACCCCGCTCGAAGCGCACTGTATCATCTCAACGACACCCTCAAAATTCTCAGTTCTGTGTACAAGAATGAGGGTTGGCGAGCACTCTTCAAGGGACTCGGCCCAACCACTGTTGGAGTTGTACCTGCTCGCTCCATCAACTTCTATATATACGGTAACGGAAAGCGTCTGATCTCGGAACATTTCAACAATGGTGTAGAAGCCCCCTGGGTCCATTTATCGTCTGGTGTTGCCGCTGGTGTTATTACCTCGACGGCTACAAACCCTATCTGGATGATCAAGACTCGTCTACAGCTGGACAAGAATGTAGCAGCCGGCGGTACTCAAATGCGCAAGTATCGCAATAGCTACGACTGTATACGCCAGATTCTCCGCGACGAAGGTCTTCGAAGTCTTTACCGTGGCATGAGCGCTAGCTACCTTGGTGTAGTGGAATCCACGATGCAATGGATGCTTTACGAACAGATGAAGGTCTCCTTGGCCCGTAGACATAACGAGATCGTTCGCAGCGGCCGTGAAAAAACTTGGTGGGACAAGACCGTTGACTGGACTGGGAAGGGTTTTGCTGCTGGAAGCGCCAAACTAGTTGCTGCTGTTATCGCTTATCCCCATGAGGTACGCCATTGACGTCAAATATTTGTGTCTTGAGATATGCTGACGAGAATACAATAGGTTGCGCGAACGCGATTGCGACAGGCGCCTATGGAGAACGGTTTGCCCAAGTATACCGGTCTAGTCCAATGTTTCAAGCTCGTTTGGGTTGAAGAGGGCTTGATGGGTCTTTATGGAGGCCTGACTCCTCACTTAATGCGAACGGTACCTAGCGCTGCCATCATGTTCGCAATGTATGAAGGTATTCTTCGGCTGTTTCACACGCCCGCATAGGGCGTTGGACGATTGAGAGAGTAGTTAATCAGATGAGGCGAAGACCAAAAATACGGAGCGTTTGTGCCGGACTTCGCTTCGGGTCTCACCTGATAACTTGTAACAATATCTGCCACGGGTTCTTATGAAGCTTCGCATACTTCATAAAATATCACTGGCGACTGTATCATGTACAATATGCGGGATCCTAGATAGGGGCTGGGGCATGAAGAGACTAAGAAAACTCAACAAAAGGGGTGACGGCGTGAAAGGGACGTCTTTTGCTTTCGGCGTTTGGCGAGCGGTTGGTTTGGTAGAAGGGAACCAAGAAATCACACACTCAACGAAATTATGTATAATAGGAGGCAGGCACACGTACATTCTCATGATATCGCCACACATCGCATGTAACATATTATAGGTGTTTTAGTCAGGCAATGGTCAACTTGCATCTCTTACGACGAAAATAAGCAATAGCTTGTTGCCAAACTGTATCATGTATTGAGGTTCATGTCTGTATTAGGCTCAGGCGCCTATGTCCTTCATTCAAATTGTTACtagctataattatactGAGCAGAATATGAGGATATAGGACAGTCTATCAGGCCATCATCATGTGCCCCATACAAGAACgagaagggaaaaaaagactGGTCATTGTAGGAA carries:
- a CDS encoding hypothetical protein (BUSCO:10614at5125) — translated: MGGQSPRAIEPWEMLVRVKRRKLGQEAALSSTLYTTDHGDIAVSTGRSTTSSRVSEAQGTRSKKSLNVDSPSFTPAGIGSKKPTFSSQAASAPAFTPRGLGSATPVGLQDGDNSLFNPASVREFTPTFDINNTTATNGSAQDGGISYDPFTANQGLATPQFNPYAEDPALGAHGPGYFQAQNAFATPVQPLQHHLYFPVAPHRDDLMSYHRVPHDFFLPEKEREEIARKLEAAGQVLPNSQLPQLDNYHNLVPLDTTHRKNANIFGYPSWVYKATATKTGNLYCLRRLEGYRLTNEHAIRLVKEWRRINNGSVVTIHDAFTTRAFGDSSLIFVQDYYPLSKTLVEAHLTPSTTHGSRFQAKTSIAENVLWAYISQIANALQSIHSINLAARCIDPSKIILTHTNRIRLSACSILDVVQYDAHRPIQELQQEDFIQFGRLLLCLTTNTLPVHLTNYQMSLEQMSRVYSVEIRDTILWLLTPQQPPAQKGIEEFVRGIAGRINSTFDQNLQALDKANTDVMREIENGRVARLMMKLATINERPEFEGDRAWAENGERYMLKLFRDYVFHQVDNNGKPVLDMGHMLRCMNKLDIGSDERVCLTSRDEQTSFLVSYKELKKMLANAFGELMKGSKSGRGF
- the LSM7 gene encoding Sm-like protein lsm7 (BUSCO:58488at5125) translates to MSDRPSHRGGRGQGSHPRGGRGGGRGGGGAGGAQQERERPKKENILDLAKYMDKQITVKFNGGREVKGTLKGYDALMNLVLDDVHEVVRDDEGNESTRSLGLVVVRGTLLVLVSPVDGSEEIANPFVQTEDD
- a CDS encoding hypothetical protein (BUSCO:23653at5125) — protein: MGHTSDSEPTKRKRDVDDAGGPGRAQHAPTSLQGVPGYIHYLSRSNASHLSLVQGDADTFADIIGLIGEYENVLDRHESLAASLGAKLTGPRLLRGIEKFFDGPIKTTPLQPFSNPISWLDVVSFARSNPKDFNLVQKTDGSRCCQFILKGSQVEILEDDWRLVWSGALDRFPLDHPLEEDETAELATLDILEQRTSILYKKADEVAARARILNHRLGQRKQDIRRRRSTQDPSTSRYQSANNTTSNASQRTATNFGAGYDLHADLLQQFLTASASPPPSRSTSVTGIPITALGQPSPSHSTAQSQTHGSRYGHTVETIVQPAIDSREAAFRPLIAQRTDQLGKGDVITPPCDRCRRLRVECVKHLTACSGCTKKHAKCSWKTVTDEEFRQLKREMGLRDEMDVDGQSDTGPSTETLDPKDGLSNRVGDRQDTAKTPGERTPGTYGTDEGSRPPSRDNGHLPSTMEPSTASMHRFDLSAERHRLPFGISQTARSDHGNHSAETPQTGTNAAGVTSSLTIASNIRIAPLAFYA
- a CDS encoding hypothetical protein (BUSCO:33493at5125), translated to MTSDDEKPFNHTHSPIDHSALIQSRETGDVLPDDTPIQGNVKALPFAKSWVHMFAGGVGGMTAAAITAPLDVLKTRLQSDFYQAQIRAQREAQVQTLGRLNPARSALYHLNDTLKILSSVYKNEGWRALFKGLGPTTVGVVPARSINFYIYGNGKRLISEHFNNGVEAPWVHLSSGVAAGVITSTATNPIWMIKTRLQLDKNVAAGGTQMRKYRNSYDCIRQILRDEGLRSLYRGMSASYLGVVESTMQWMLYEQMKVSLARRHNEIVRSGREKTWWDKTVDWTGKGFAAGSAKLVAAVIAYPHEVARTRLRQAPMENGLPKYTGLVQCFKLVWVEEGLMGLYGGLTPHLMRTVPSAAIMFAMYEGILRLFHTPA